Proteins encoded in a region of the Streptomyces sp. NBC_01471 genome:
- a CDS encoding NADPH-dependent F420 reductase — MRQRRTPSDSAPDHTPHPTTHRTGPHTAPHPTTDTARAAPHHAARHHAAPHGTTQHRTRNTRNGGHIMKIGIIGAGHIGGNLTRRLTALGHDVSVANSRGPHTLGDLAEETGATPVPVADAARGAEVVVITIPVKAVPDLPSGLLDGAAPGVAVIDTGNYYPRERDGRIDAIEDGLTESRWTEQQIGHPVIKAFNGIYAHNIIDAARPQGATGRFALPVAGDDEAAKRVVRELIDEIGFDTVDAGGIDDSWRQQPDTPVYGLSADADGIAKALAAAPRERPAAFRA, encoded by the coding sequence ATGCGACAGCGCCGCACACCGAGCGACAGCGCACCCGACCACACACCGCACCCGACCACACACCGCACCGGACCACACACCGCGCCGCACCCGACCACTGACACCGCACGCGCAGCACCGCATCACGCGGCACGGCATCACGCGGCACCGCACGGTACGACCCAGCACCGCACCCGGAACACCCGTAACGGAGGGCACATCATGAAGATCGGCATCATCGGCGCCGGACACATCGGCGGCAATCTCACCCGGCGGCTCACGGCACTCGGGCACGACGTGTCCGTGGCCAACTCGCGCGGTCCGCACACCCTGGGCGATCTCGCCGAGGAGACGGGCGCCACCCCCGTGCCGGTCGCCGATGCGGCGCGCGGCGCCGAGGTCGTCGTGATCACCATCCCGGTGAAGGCCGTACCGGATCTGCCGTCCGGACTGCTCGACGGCGCCGCACCGGGCGTCGCCGTGATCGACACCGGCAACTACTACCCGCGGGAGCGGGACGGGCGGATCGACGCCATCGAGGACGGGCTCACGGAGAGCCGCTGGACCGAACAGCAGATCGGCCACCCGGTCATCAAGGCGTTCAACGGCATCTACGCGCACAACATCATCGACGCGGCACGCCCCCAGGGGGCTACGGGCCGGTTCGCGCTGCCGGTCGCGGGTGACGACGAGGCCGCCAAGCGGGTCGTACGCGAACTGATCGACGAGATCGGCTTCGACACGGTCGACGCGGGGGGTATCGACGACTCCTGGCGCCAGCAGCCGGACACCCCTGTCTACGGTCTCTCGGCCGACGCGGACGGGATCGCCAAGGCGCTCGCCGCCGCCCCGCGCGAGCGCCCGGCTGCCTTCCGGGCCTGA
- a CDS encoding glycoside hydrolase family 64 protein, translating into MFLTGAAATATALTYPAWGSALSPRASASAATCELALENKSLPGNVNAYVTGHEQGTDQWVLLRSDGSTYHPESPSAPQTPLPVDCAIPLKAAGAGPVTLTLPQMYGARVYFVRDDTLDFFLNPGPSLVEPAFATAADPNYGRTWSFCEFTFNPDQLYANISYVDLVTALPIGLSLTGDTDHTVAPLPDGAVDKIAADLTAQAAKDGQPWDKLVIRGSDGKVLRVISPQNLMASASPDAMPFGDLWTGYVDQVWDKYSSTDLTIDLQGGKGSLKGRVSGDTLTFDGGHTFTKPDSKSIFTCNDGPFANNPGDPDDKKALLARIAAGFNRSIMLTHPSQPNGTTAADYYQGDVTNHWARVLHANSPIGYAFPYDDVVPDGQPDVSGAANDGNPVRFTVSVGS; encoded by the coding sequence ATGTTCCTGACCGGCGCCGCAGCGACCGCCACCGCTCTCACCTACCCCGCCTGGGGAAGTGCACTGAGTCCACGCGCCTCGGCCTCCGCCGCCACCTGCGAACTGGCCCTGGAGAACAAGTCGTTGCCCGGCAACGTCAACGCGTACGTCACCGGCCACGAGCAGGGCACCGACCAGTGGGTCCTGCTGCGCTCCGACGGCAGTACCTACCACCCCGAGTCGCCGTCGGCCCCGCAGACACCGCTGCCGGTCGACTGCGCCATCCCGCTGAAGGCGGCAGGGGCGGGGCCAGTCACCCTGACCCTCCCTCAGATGTACGGCGCCCGGGTTTACTTCGTACGGGACGACACCCTCGACTTCTTCCTCAACCCGGGCCCCTCCCTGGTCGAGCCGGCCTTCGCCACCGCCGCGGACCCCAACTACGGCCGCACCTGGTCGTTCTGCGAGTTCACCTTCAACCCGGACCAGCTGTACGCCAACATCTCCTACGTCGACCTGGTGACCGCCCTGCCCATCGGGCTCTCGCTCACGGGCGACACCGACCACACGGTGGCCCCGCTCCCCGACGGCGCGGTCGACAAGATCGCCGCGGATCTCACCGCCCAGGCGGCCAAGGACGGCCAGCCCTGGGACAAGCTGGTCATCCGCGGCTCGGACGGCAAGGTGCTGCGGGTGATCTCGCCGCAGAACCTGATGGCGTCCGCCTCGCCCGACGCGATGCCGTTCGGCGATCTGTGGACGGGCTATGTGGACCAGGTCTGGGACAAGTACAGCTCCACGGACCTCACCATCGACCTCCAGGGCGGCAAGGGCAGCCTGAAGGGCCGGGTGAGCGGTGACACCCTCACCTTCGACGGCGGGCACACCTTCACCAAGCCCGACTCGAAGTCCATCTTCACCTGCAACGACGGGCCCTTCGCCAACAACCCCGGTGACCCGGACGACAAGAAGGCGCTGCTCGCCAGGATCGCGGCCGGGTTCAACCGGTCGATCATGCTCACCCACCCCAGCCAGCCGAACGGCACGACGGCTGCCGACTACTACCAGGGGGACGTCACCAACCACTGGGCGCGGGTCCTCCACGCCAACTCGCCGATCGGGTACGCCTTCCCGTACGACGACGTGGTCCCCGACGGCCAGCCCGATGTCTCGGGCGCCGCGAACGACGGCAATCCGGTCCGCTTCACGGTGTCCGTCGGGTCCTGA
- a CDS encoding ANTAR domain-containing response regulator — protein MDREQQWMRSAFGLAVVAADEARSPSLIRQLGHDCAELLQLSGACVMPADAAATHSGEPGPECLRDGRALTNIDLREQGARWPGFTSRALAEGHTVVTLLPLHGTAGRPCAVLLLFTHDRELSGAEIESAQWLGDLAMVLRAQSDELRGHRETAGQLSQALDSRVVIEQAKGMLAEQLRTGTGEAFDMLRGHARSHRLKLADVARAVVDRELRLGGPPSDSP, from the coding sequence ATGGACCGGGAACAGCAGTGGATGCGCAGCGCCTTCGGGCTCGCGGTCGTCGCGGCCGACGAAGCGCGGTCGCCTTCTCTCATACGGCAGTTGGGCCACGACTGCGCTGAGCTGCTCCAGCTCTCCGGGGCGTGCGTGATGCCGGCCGACGCGGCCGCGACGCACAGCGGCGAACCGGGCCCCGAGTGCCTGCGCGACGGTCGCGCGCTGACCAACATCGACCTCCGGGAACAGGGCGCGCGCTGGCCCGGATTCACAAGCCGTGCGCTGGCCGAGGGGCACACCGTCGTGACGCTGCTGCCCCTGCACGGCACCGCCGGCCGCCCCTGCGCGGTACTCCTGCTGTTCACCCATGACCGGGAACTGTCCGGCGCCGAGATCGAGTCAGCCCAGTGGCTGGGAGACCTGGCCATGGTGCTCCGGGCCCAGAGCGATGAACTACGCGGCCACCGTGAGACCGCCGGTCAGCTCAGTCAGGCCCTGGACAGCCGAGTCGTCATCGAGCAGGCCAAGGGCATGCTCGCCGAACAGCTGCGGACCGGGACGGGAGAGGCCTTCGACATGCTGCGCGGCCACGCCCGCTCCCACCGTCTGAAGCTGGCCGATGTGGCACGCGCCGTGGTCGACCGCGAACTGCGTCTGGGCGGGCCGCCGTCGGACAGCCCTTAG
- a CDS encoding polysaccharide deacetylase family protein, which produces MTEISRRSALRAGAGAAVAGVFTAGCSGGGPPAAAPSPAGPRPSSPPSGAAKPPAPLHAPAPLAFARQPVQIANGPRDRPRVALTFHGQGDPAIAKSVLAEAERAGARVTVLAVGTWLDAYPAMARRILDGGHDLGNHTLHHTSISAMGEREAYAEITGCADRLRRLTGSIGTWFRPSRTQYATPLVQRLAARAGYPHVLSYDTDSLDFTSPGTAAVVRNVTGAVRPGSVVSMHFGYADTVAALPAILDAFDRRGLHAVTTTELLTS; this is translated from the coding sequence GTGACTGAGATAAGCCGACGCAGCGCACTGCGGGCAGGAGCCGGCGCGGCCGTCGCCGGAGTGTTCACCGCGGGATGCTCCGGCGGAGGCCCACCCGCCGCGGCCCCGTCCCCGGCCGGACCCCGCCCGTCCAGCCCCCCTTCCGGGGCCGCGAAACCCCCGGCCCCGCTCCACGCCCCGGCCCCCCTCGCCTTCGCCAGGCAGCCGGTCCAGATCGCGAACGGCCCCCGCGACCGGCCCAGGGTCGCGCTCACCTTCCACGGCCAGGGAGACCCCGCCATCGCCAAGTCCGTACTGGCGGAGGCGGAACGGGCCGGCGCGCGGGTCACCGTCCTCGCCGTCGGCACCTGGCTCGACGCGTATCCCGCGATGGCCCGCCGGATCCTCGACGGCGGTCACGACCTGGGCAACCACACCCTCCACCACACCTCCATCTCCGCGATGGGCGAGCGGGAGGCGTACGCCGAGATCACCGGCTGCGCCGACCGGCTGCGACGGCTCACCGGTTCCATCGGCACCTGGTTCCGCCCGTCGCGCACCCAGTACGCGACCCCCCTGGTCCAGCGGCTCGCGGCGCGCGCGGGGTACCCGCACGTGCTCTCGTACGACACCGACTCCCTCGACTTCACCTCGCCCGGCACCGCGGCCGTCGTCCGCAACGTCACCGGCGCGGTGCGGCCCGGTTCGGTGGTCTCGATGCACTTCGGCTACGCGGACACGGTCGCCGCACTGCCCGCCATCCTCGACGCCTTCGACCGCCGCGGGCTGCACGCGGTGACCACTACGGAGCTGCTGACCTCATGA
- a CDS encoding ATP-binding protein, protein MMGDMAGLEGVEQPRQRAHADAARWAPTVEDEQALKALELFGSPTEAEVRLASRPESAATARRLTHGVVLRQWGLSPQTAEYAVLLVSELVGNAVRHTGARVFGLRMLRRRGWIRVEVRDPSRGLPCLMPVQPMDVSGRGLFLVDKLSDRWGVDLLPRGKTTWFEMRVADRQSS, encoded by the coding sequence ATGATGGGGGACATGGCGGGCCTGGAGGGTGTGGAGCAGCCGCGGCAGCGCGCTCATGCGGATGCCGCGCGATGGGCGCCGACCGTTGAGGACGAACAGGCTCTGAAGGCACTGGAGTTGTTCGGCAGTCCAACGGAGGCGGAGGTACGCCTGGCGTCCCGTCCGGAGTCCGCGGCGACCGCGCGGCGGCTCACCCACGGCGTCGTACTGCGGCAGTGGGGGCTCTCCCCGCAGACCGCCGAGTACGCGGTGTTACTCGTGTCGGAACTCGTCGGCAACGCGGTCCGCCACACCGGCGCGCGCGTCTTCGGGCTCCGGATGCTGCGCCGCCGGGGCTGGATCCGGGTCGAGGTCCGTGACCCGTCCCGCGGGCTGCCCTGTCTGATGCCGGTCCAGCCGATGGATGTGAGCGGCCGGGGCCTCTTCCTGGTCGACAAACTCTCGGACCGGTGGGGGGTGGACCTGCTGCCGCGCGGCAAGACCACCTGGTTCGAGATGCGGGTCGCCGACCGTCAGTCCTCCTGA
- a CDS encoding enoyl-CoA hydratase-related protein: protein MTVTLEVSEGVGTIRLDRPPMNALDVAVQDRIRELAEEVSGRDDVRAVVLYGGEKVFAAGADIKEMQAMDHAAMVVRSRALQDSFTAVARIPKPVVAAVTGYALGGGCELALCADFRIAADNAKLGQPEILLGLIPGAGGTQRLSRLIGPSRAKDLIFTGRQVKAPEALTLGLVDRVVPAAEVYEQAHAWAARLAQGPAIALRAAKESVDAGLETDLDTGLAIERTWFAGLFATEDRERGMRSFVEEGPGKAKFR from the coding sequence ATGACAGTCACCCTCGAAGTCTCCGAAGGCGTCGGCACGATCCGTCTGGACCGCCCGCCGATGAACGCACTCGACGTCGCCGTCCAGGACCGGATCCGCGAGCTCGCCGAGGAGGTGTCCGGCCGCGACGACGTACGCGCCGTGGTGCTCTACGGCGGCGAGAAGGTGTTCGCGGCCGGAGCGGACATCAAGGAGATGCAGGCCATGGACCATGCGGCGATGGTCGTCCGCTCCCGGGCCCTGCAGGACTCCTTCACCGCCGTGGCCCGGATCCCCAAGCCCGTGGTCGCGGCGGTCACCGGATACGCGCTGGGCGGCGGCTGCGAACTGGCCCTCTGCGCCGACTTCCGTATCGCGGCCGACAACGCCAAACTCGGCCAGCCCGAGATCCTGCTGGGCCTGATCCCCGGCGCCGGCGGCACCCAGCGGCTCTCCCGGCTGATCGGCCCGTCCAGGGCCAAGGACCTGATCTTCACCGGCCGTCAGGTCAAGGCGCCCGAGGCGCTCACCCTCGGTCTGGTCGACCGGGTCGTCCCGGCGGCCGAGGTGTACGAGCAGGCGCACGCCTGGGCGGCACGGCTCGCCCAGGGGCCGGCCATCGCGCTGCGCGCCGCCAAGGAGTCCGTCGACGCGGGTCTGGAGACGGATCTCGACACCGGACTGGCCATCGAGCGCACCTGGTTCGCCGGTCTCTTCGCGACGGAGGACCGTGAACGGGGCATGCGCAGCTTCGTCGAAGAGGGCCCCGGCAAGGCCAAGTTCCGCTGA
- a CDS encoding Ig-like domain-containing protein yields MNGRPISGTSAGGRSVRGPRSGRPVLPAVLLGALLLLVTACGGSGNDSGGKAKQGAGKGAGSAASQAVVTVAPADGAESVATSDALKVTADRGRLTSVTVQDAKGNEVPGRIAAGGAGWQPLQHLPAATRFKVHAVAKDAEGRESAKDTVFTTLVPKNTFVGQYTPEDGSTVGVGMPVSIHFTRGITHPKDVEDAIKVTADPAVPVEGHWFGNDRLDIRPEKYWAAGTKVTVKLNLDGVEGRPGVYGKQTRTVKFTVGRSMVSTVDADRHTMKVVKDGKLIRTIPISAGAPATTTYNGQMVISEKYAVTRMNGATVGFGGEYDIKDVPHAMRLSDSGTFVHGNYWASNSTFGAANTSHGCVGLHDVRGGWSKETPAAWYYNRSIVGDVVIVKNSHDRTIQPDNGLNGWNMSWADWKK; encoded by the coding sequence TTGAACGGGCGACCGATATCGGGGACATCGGCCGGGGGCCGGTCCGTGCGCGGGCCGCGGAGCGGGCGGCCCGTACTGCCGGCCGTGCTCCTGGGCGCGCTGCTGCTGCTCGTCACGGCGTGCGGCGGTTCGGGGAACGACAGCGGTGGGAAGGCGAAGCAGGGCGCGGGCAAGGGGGCCGGTTCCGCGGCCTCGCAGGCGGTCGTGACGGTGGCCCCGGCCGACGGCGCCGAGTCGGTGGCCACCAGCGACGCGCTGAAGGTCACGGCGGACCGGGGCAGGCTGACCTCCGTCACGGTCCAGGACGCCAAGGGCAACGAGGTCCCGGGCCGTATCGCGGCGGGCGGCGCCGGCTGGCAGCCGCTTCAGCACCTGCCCGCCGCCACCAGGTTCAAGGTGCATGCGGTCGCCAAGGACGCCGAGGGCCGGGAGTCCGCGAAGGACACGGTCTTCACCACGCTCGTGCCGAAGAACACCTTCGTCGGCCAGTACACGCCCGAGGACGGCTCGACCGTCGGGGTCGGTATGCCGGTCTCGATCCACTTCACCCGGGGGATCACCCACCCCAAGGACGTCGAGGACGCGATCAAGGTGACGGCCGACCCCGCCGTACCGGTCGAGGGCCACTGGTTCGGCAACGACCGCCTCGACATCCGCCCCGAGAAGTACTGGGCCGCGGGCACCAAGGTGACGGTGAAGCTGAACCTCGACGGCGTCGAGGGCCGGCCCGGGGTGTACGGGAAGCAGACCAGGACCGTGAAGTTCACCGTCGGCCGCTCCATGGTCTCCACGGTGGACGCGGACCGGCACACCATGAAGGTCGTCAAGGACGGCAAGCTGATCAGGACCATCCCGATCAGCGCGGGCGCCCCGGCGACCACGACGTACAACGGCCAGATGGTCATCAGCGAGAAGTACGCGGTGACCCGGATGAACGGCGCCACCGTCGGGTTCGGCGGCGAGTACGACATCAAGGACGTGCCGCACGCGATGCGCCTGTCCGACTCCGGCACCTTCGTGCACGGCAACTACTGGGCGTCCAACAGCACGTTCGGCGCCGCCAACACCAGCCACGGCTGTGTCGGCCTGCACGACGTGCGCGGTGGCTGGAGCAAGGAGACCCCGGCCGCCTGGTACTACAACAGGTCGATCGTCGGTGACGTGGTGATCGTCAAGAACTCGCACGACAGGACGATCCAGCCGGACAACGGGCTCAATGGCTGGAACATGTCCTGGGCGGACTGGAAGAAGTAG
- a CDS encoding Ig-like domain-containing protein encodes MRQLTKRTRAGVAAALVWAGLMAGLAGCGSGSDGKPRAPEEAIRVVPDDGAKDIGAHDRVEVRVPDGQRLEHVTVYGVTDGHREVLPGSVSDDGRTWKPDGGRLGLGSEYSVDAVASDGDGHTLARHTTFTTYVPPHRFIGYFTPENGSTVGTGMIVSFNFNRPVENRSAVERAIRVTATPAVPVEGHWFGRSRLDFRPDAYWKPGTRVSVGLRLRDVQAAPGVYGTQQKTVGFTVGRSQVSVIDTAAHTMAVRRDGALLTTLPVTAGAVKHTTYNGRMVVMEKHAVTRMNGRTVGFGGEYDIPDVPHAMRLTNSGTFLHGNYWAPARTFGASNTSHGCVGLRDVRGGSATSPAGWLFDHTLIGDVVEVVNSRDTKVAPDNGLGGWNLDWAAWRSGSALD; translated from the coding sequence GTGAGACAACTGACAAAGCGGACACGGGCGGGCGTCGCGGCCGCACTGGTATGGGCGGGGCTGATGGCCGGACTGGCCGGATGCGGATCCGGCTCCGACGGGAAACCGCGGGCCCCGGAAGAAGCCATCCGGGTGGTGCCGGACGACGGCGCGAAGGACATCGGCGCACACGACCGGGTCGAAGTACGTGTACCGGACGGGCAGCGGCTCGAACATGTCACGGTCTACGGCGTCACGGACGGGCACCGCGAGGTGCTCCCCGGCAGCGTCTCCGACGACGGCCGGACCTGGAAGCCGGACGGCGGCCGGCTGGGGCTCGGCTCCGAGTACTCCGTGGACGCGGTGGCCTCCGACGGGGACGGCCACACCCTGGCCCGCCACACCACCTTCACCACGTACGTCCCGCCGCACCGCTTCATCGGCTACTTCACACCGGAGAACGGCTCCACCGTCGGCACGGGCATGATCGTCTCCTTCAACTTCAACCGCCCCGTCGAGAACCGTTCCGCGGTGGAGCGGGCGATCCGCGTCACCGCCACCCCTGCGGTGCCGGTCGAGGGCCACTGGTTCGGCAGGAGCCGTCTGGACTTCCGCCCGGACGCGTACTGGAAGCCGGGCACCCGGGTCTCCGTCGGGCTGCGGCTGCGGGACGTCCAGGCGGCGCCTGGGGTGTACGGGACCCAGCAGAAGACAGTCGGCTTCACCGTGGGCCGCTCGCAGGTGTCCGTGATCGACACGGCGGCGCACACCATGGCGGTACGCCGTGACGGCGCCCTGCTGACGACCCTTCCGGTCACCGCGGGCGCCGTGAAACACACCACGTACAACGGCAGGATGGTCGTCATGGAGAAGCACGCCGTGACCCGGATGAACGGCCGGACGGTCGGCTTCGGCGGTGAGTACGACATCCCGGACGTCCCGCACGCGATGCGGCTGACCAACTCGGGAACCTTCCTGCACGGCAACTACTGGGCGCCCGCCCGTACCTTCGGCGCGTCCAACACCAGCCACGGCTGCGTCGGGCTGCGCGATGTGCGCGGCGGCAGTGCCACGTCCCCGGCCGGCTGGCTCTTCGACCACACACTGATCGGAGATGTGGTCGAGGTGGTCAACTCCCGGGACACGAAGGTCGCCCCGGACAACGGGCTGGGCGGCTGGAACCTGGACTGGGCGGCCTGGAGGTCCGGCTCCGCGCTCGACTGA
- the glgX gene encoding glycogen debranching protein GlgX → MSSAAEQETAPEAVQEAVPEVVPDVVPDAVTGAAPEVVPGAVADAVTVWPGTSVPLGARYRVGPDGVAGTNFALWAGGAEAVELCLFDAAGRETRCELAELTHEIWHGFLPGVRPGQRYGYRVRGRWDPWTGARWNAAKLLLDPYARAVDGEFRLPPEVYGHVRDWPEQEVADTVRDERDSAPYVPKGVVVHDDTPGDEWADDLRPKTPWADTVIYELHVRGFTKRHPGIPEELRGTYAGLAHPAAIGHLVRLGVTAVELLPVHQFAHEDHLLRRGLKNYWGYNSVGYFAPHAGYAATGTGGQQVGEFKRMVQALHAAGIEVILDVVYNHTAEAGELGPTLSLRGVDNRGYYRLQDDPRRYADYTGCGNTLHVVQPHVLRLITDSLRYWVTEMGVDGFRFDLAAALARSFHDVDMLSPFLAVIAQDPVLRRVKLIAEPWDVGDGGYQVGAFPPLWTEWNDRYRDAVRDFWRGALPDVRDLGYRLSGSSDLYAWGGRRPQASVNFITAHDGFTLRDLVSYQQKHNEANGEDNRDGTDDNRSWNCGAEGGTDDPEIGALRRRQLRSLLTTLLVSTGVPMLVAGDEMGRTQGGNNNAYCQDNEVSWVDWTLLDEPGPRMLLGLTSRLLALRHAHPVLRRRAFFSGARAGDGLRDLAWFTPHGREMTEQDWYAPTATLGVYLSGGDIPGRDARGRRITDDSFLTLLHSAERPVDFLLPGAPWADTYELLVDTSREDQRAAPGTLHRGGAALTVPARSVLLLKVRA, encoded by the coding sequence GTGTCGAGCGCAGCCGAGCAGGAGACCGCACCGGAAGCGGTGCAGGAAGCCGTGCCGGAGGTCGTGCCGGACGTGGTGCCGGACGCCGTGACCGGGGCGGCGCCGGAGGTGGTGCCGGGCGCCGTGGCCGACGCGGTGACCGTGTGGCCCGGTACGTCCGTGCCGCTGGGGGCGCGGTACCGGGTCGGGCCCGACGGGGTCGCCGGTACCAACTTCGCGCTCTGGGCGGGCGGCGCCGAGGCCGTCGAGCTCTGCCTCTTCGACGCCGCGGGCCGTGAGACGCGCTGCGAACTGGCCGAGCTGACCCATGAGATCTGGCACGGGTTCCTGCCCGGGGTCCGGCCGGGACAGCGGTACGGCTACCGCGTCCGGGGCCGCTGGGACCCGTGGACGGGGGCCCGCTGGAACGCCGCGAAGCTGCTGCTCGACCCGTACGCGCGCGCCGTGGACGGGGAGTTCCGGCTGCCCCCCGAGGTGTACGGGCACGTCAGGGACTGGCCGGAGCAGGAGGTCGCCGACACCGTGCGCGACGAGCGGGACTCGGCGCCGTACGTGCCCAAGGGGGTCGTCGTCCACGACGACACCCCCGGCGACGAGTGGGCGGACGACCTGCGGCCCAAGACGCCGTGGGCGGACACCGTCATCTACGAGCTGCATGTGCGCGGCTTCACCAAGCGGCACCCGGGGATCCCCGAGGAACTGCGGGGGACGTACGCGGGGCTGGCCCACCCGGCGGCGATCGGCCATCTCGTACGGCTCGGGGTGACGGCCGTCGAGCTGCTGCCGGTGCACCAGTTCGCGCACGAGGACCACCTGCTGCGGCGCGGGCTGAAGAACTACTGGGGCTACAACTCGGTCGGCTACTTCGCCCCGCACGCCGGGTACGCGGCGACCGGAACCGGCGGCCAGCAGGTCGGCGAGTTCAAGAGGATGGTGCAGGCGCTGCACGCCGCCGGGATCGAGGTCATCCTCGACGTCGTCTACAACCACACGGCGGAGGCCGGTGAGCTGGGGCCGACGCTGTCGCTGCGCGGGGTCGACAACCGCGGTTACTACCGGCTCCAGGACGACCCGCGCCGGTACGCGGACTACACCGGCTGCGGCAACACCCTGCATGTGGTGCAGCCCCATGTGCTGCGGCTGATCACCGATTCGCTGCGCTACTGGGTCACCGAGATGGGCGTGGACGGCTTCCGCTTCGATCTGGCCGCCGCGCTGGCCCGGTCCTTCCACGACGTCGACATGCTCTCGCCCTTCCTTGCGGTGATCGCCCAGGACCCGGTGCTGCGGCGGGTGAAGCTGATCGCCGAGCCGTGGGACGTGGGCGACGGGGGCTACCAGGTGGGGGCCTTCCCACCGCTGTGGACGGAGTGGAACGACCGCTACCGGGACGCGGTACGGGACTTCTGGCGGGGCGCGCTGCCCGACGTGCGCGATCTGGGATACCGGCTCTCCGGCTCCAGCGACCTGTACGCCTGGGGCGGGCGGCGGCCGCAGGCCTCCGTCAACTTCATCACGGCGCACGACGGGTTCACCCTGCGCGACCTGGTCTCCTATCAGCAGAAGCACAACGAGGCCAACGGCGAGGACAACCGGGACGGCACCGACGACAACCGGTCGTGGAACTGCGGCGCGGAGGGCGGGACGGACGACCCGGAGATCGGCGCGCTGCGCAGGAGGCAGCTGCGCTCGCTGCTGACGACGCTGCTGGTGTCGACCGGGGTGCCGATGCTCGTCGCGGGGGACGAGATGGGGCGGACGCAGGGCGGCAACAACAACGCGTACTGCCAGGACAACGAGGTCAGCTGGGTCGACTGGACGCTGCTCGACGAGCCGGGCCCGCGGATGCTGCTCGGCCTCACCTCCAGGCTGCTGGCGCTGCGCCATGCCCATCCGGTGCTGCGCCGCCGGGCGTTCTTCTCCGGTGCGCGGGCGGGCGACGGGCTGCGGGATCTCGCCTGGTTCACCCCGCACGGCCGCGAGATGACCGAGCAGGACTGGTACGCGCCGACGGCCACGCTCGGGGTCTATCTCTCGGGAGGCGACATCCCCGGCAGGGACGCCAGGGGCCGGCGGATCACCGACGACAGCTTCCTGACGCTGCTGCACTCGGCGGAACGGCCGGTGGACTTCCTGCTCCCCGGGGCTCCGTGGGCGGACACCTACGAACTGCTCGTCGACACCTCGCGGGAGGACCAGCGTGCCGCGCCGGGCACCCTGCACCGGGGTGGCGCCGCGCTCACCGTCCCGGCCCGGTCGGTACTGCTGCTGAAGGTGCGGGCCTGA
- a CDS encoding response regulator transcription factor: protein MNSDVITVLIVDDHPVVRDGLRGMFADAPGFQVLGEAADGVAGVELAGRLDPDVVLMDLRMPGGNGVDAIAELTRRGSRAKVLVLTTYDTDSDTLPAIEAGATGYLLKDAPRDELFTAVRAAADGRTVLSPAVASRLVSRVRTPAAPGHDALSAREREVLVLVARGTSNRDIARELFISEATVKTHLTHIYGKLDVKDRAAAVAVAYDRKILG from the coding sequence ATGAACTCTGATGTGATCACCGTGCTGATCGTCGACGACCATCCCGTGGTCCGGGACGGTCTGCGCGGCATGTTCGCCGACGCCCCCGGCTTCCAGGTGCTCGGCGAGGCCGCCGACGGCGTCGCCGGTGTCGAGCTCGCCGGCCGGCTGGATCCCGATGTGGTCCTCATGGACCTGCGGATGCCGGGCGGCAACGGCGTGGACGCCATCGCCGAACTGACCCGCCGCGGCAGCCGTGCCAAGGTGCTCGTCCTGACCACGTACGACACGGACTCCGACACCCTCCCGGCCATCGAGGCGGGCGCCACCGGCTACCTCCTCAAGGACGCCCCGCGCGACGAACTGTTCACCGCGGTGCGGGCCGCGGCCGACGGCCGTACGGTACTCTCCCCGGCGGTCGCCTCCCGGCTGGTCTCCCGGGTGCGCACCCCGGCGGCGCCGGGCCACGACGCGCTGAGCGCACGCGAACGGGAGGTGCTGGTGCTGGTCGCCAGGGGCACGTCCAACCGCGACATCGCGCGTGAGCTCTTCATCAGCGAGGCGACGGTCAAGACCCATCTGACCCATATCTATGGGAAGTTGGACGTCAAGGACCGGGCGGCGGCGGTCGCGGTGGCGTACGACCGAAAGATCCTCGGCTGA